The Vidua chalybeata isolate OUT-0048 chromosome 6, bVidCha1 merged haplotype, whole genome shotgun sequence genome has a segment encoding these proteins:
- the LOC128790283 gene encoding uncharacterized protein LOC128790283 isoform X1 yields MGRAGAMGDGDILMTALVLLLAAVAVWWAFGHRQPWSRQTRTAKRSKRPRVRPRGSRRTRGALAAPRFPRPRATPRKRPRAPASPLGSSCSCGPCVAVAQELQELMLLLWDGKGTCVPLYSGMWQALWKELEELLQRGHLPCCGLSSSCRSLHPFQRLLPARFSIPGRASRPARMAQQGGAAIHAGTSGCQSPCILPGASAISDSLHPSQRLSETCQPAEGAEPVDRSPSSLGLADFNNTGSILTIDVAGESPEVQMGAQPDAGEPSQEKLAEQQASWSRQWSSHSGQDAVPVVPAGDSPSLVVETSLQTPRRFLHLQEAAPREPSTARKGFLIAAAPGTPLCEASGCSPGPRQEESPAHDAGDDDGAALPRCTGAPAAACARGPGPALPLAGPSAAGRQPLPGAQQEAGESKAARGGPARFPGGRLRGVPGRKADGSLLAAGQKKQLQELYQLGPQLGSGGFGTVFSGIRLSDGSPVAIKRVARESVLQWVELPDGTRVPMEIVLMEKVGSDCHNIIQLLDWFELPDSFVLVMERPEASQDLLQFLQEHEFLCEEMARWLFYQVLEAVRHCTACGVLHRDIKPENLLVVPESGDLKLIDFGCGTFLQEQVFTRFAGEPMAWALLPVPGTARPRSLLGCGLQPAALWHEADAVLQKPAAGPADRGGGKSQLPAPGLSRPTRAWAAPLASFALQNGFLPLASWLGDAGWPWGGSCGCGCSPCLSQEAGARLWKAAACAWTAPPVSPRNARVQPARVDLPWLLPRPWGDRLVPGRTAVRHGLREPPLQGRP; encoded by the exons ATGGGACGTGCCGGAGCCATGGGTGACGGTGACATCCTGATGACTGcgcttgtcctgctgctggccgcTGTGGCTGTCTGGTGGGCCTTTGGCCACCGGCAACCATGGAGCCGGCAGACGCGGACAGCAAAGAGGAGCAAGCGCCCCAGGGTGCGGCCCAGAGGCTCACGGAGGACGCGAGGAGCCCTTGCGGCTCCCAGGTTCCCCAGGCCTCGGGCGACTCCTCGCAAGCGGCCACGTGCTCCCGCGagccccctgggcagctcctgcagctgcggCCCCTGTGTGGCAgtggcccaggagctgcaggaactgatgctgctgctctgggatggcaaGGGGACGTGTGTGCCGCTCTACTCTGGGATGTGGCAGGCGTTGTGGAAAgaactggaggagctgctgcagcgaggccacctgccctgctgtggcttgtccagctcctgcagaagcctccatcccttccagaggctgctcccagcaagattctccatccctgggagagcCTCAAGGCCTGCAAGGATGGCACAGCAGGGGGGAGCCGCCATCCATGCAGGAACCTCAGGCTGTCAGAGCCCCTgcatcctgccaggagcctctgCAATCTCTGACAGCCTCCACCCCTCGCAGAGGCTCAGTGAGACctgtcagcctgcagaaggTGCAGAGCCCGTGGACAGGTCTCCCAGCTCCCTTGGACTCGCGGACTTCAACAACACGGGCTCAATCCTGACCATTGACGTGGCAGGGGAAAGCCCAGAAGTCCAAATGGGAGCCCAGCCCGATGCAGGGGAGCCGTCTCAGGAGAAGCTGGCGGAGCAGCAAGCGTCCTGGAGCCGGCAGTGGTCATCCCACAGCGGCCAGGACGCTGTGCCGGTTGTGCCAGCTGGCGACAGCCCGAGCCTGGTGGTGGAGACCAGCCTCCAGACACCAAGGAGGTTCCTCCATCTCCAGGAAGCTGCCCCAAGAGAGCCCTCGACTGCCAGGAAGGGCTTTCTAATAGCAG ctgctcctgggacgCCCCTGTGTGAAGCCTCGGGCTGTAGCCCCGGCCCTCGTCAAGAGGAGAGTCCAGCCCACGACGCCGGGGACGACGACGGTgccgccctgccccgctgcactggggctcctgcagccgcCTGTGCGCGCggccctggcccagctctgccgcTCGCCGGCCCGTCGGCCGCCGGGCGGCAGCCACTGCCCGGCGCgcagcaggaagcaggtgaGAGCAAGGCGGCCCGCGGTGGCCCGGCCCGCTTCCCTGGCGGGCGCTTGCGGGGGGTTCCTGGGCGCAAGGCTGATGGCTCGCTCTTGGCCGCAGggcaaaagaagcagctgcaggagctgtaccAGCTGGGCCCGCAGCTGGGCAGCGGTGGCTTCGGCACCGTTTTCTCGGGCATCCGCCTCTCCGATGGGAGCCCG GTGGCCATCAAACGTGTGGCCCGGGAGAGCGTCCTGCAGTGGGTCGAGCTG cccGACGGCACCCGCGTGCCCATGGAGATCGTGCTTATGGAGAAGGTGGGCTCTGACTGCCACAACATCATCCAGCTCCTCGACTGGTTTGAGCTGCCTGACAGCTTTGTGCTGGTGATGGAGCGTCCGGAGGCATCGCAGGATctcctgcagttcctgcaggagcacGAGTTCCTGTGCGAGGAGATGGCGCGCTGGCTTTTCtaccaggtgctggaggccgtgcggCACTGCACCGCCTGCGGCGTCCTGCACCGGGACATCAAGCCAGAGAACCTCCTCGTGGTCCCGGAGAGTGGCGACCTGAAGCTCATCGACTTCGGTTGCGGCAccttcctccaggagcaggTCTTCACGCGGTTTGCCGGTGAGCCCATGGCCTGGGCCCTGCTCCCGGTGCCAGGCACTGCACGGCCCCGTTCCCTCCTGGGCTGCGGCCTTCAGCCAGCTGCCCTTTGGCACGAGGCAGATGCCGTGCTCCAGAAGCCGGCTGCCGGCCCTGCCGACAGAGGGGGGGGCAAAAGCCAGCTCCCGgcccctgggctcagcaggcCCACAAGGGCCTGGGCTGCTCCGCTGGCCTCCTTTGCCTTGCAGAATGGTTTCTTGCCTTTGGCCAGCTGGCTGGGGGACGCAGGGTGGCCTTGGgggggaagctgtggctgcggctgcagcccctgcctcagCCAGGAGGCTGGCGCCAGGctctggaaggcagcagcctgCGCCTGGACAGCGCCGCCTGTCTCCCCTAGGAACGCACGCGTACAGCCCGCCCGAGTGGATCTGCCTTGGCTGCTACCACGGCCATGGGGCGACCGTCTGGTCCCTGGGCGTACTGCTGTACGTCATGGTCTGCGGGAGCCTCCCCTTCAGGGACGACCATGA
- the LOC128790283 gene encoding uncharacterized protein LOC128790283 isoform X3, with protein MGRAGAMGDGDILMTALVLLLAAVAVWWAFGHRQPWSRQTRTAKRSKRPRVRPRGSRRTRGALAAPRFPRPRATPRKRPRAPASPLGSSCSCGPCVAVAQELQELMLLLWDGKGTCVPLYSGMWQALWKELEELLQRGHLPCCGLSSSCRSLHPFQRLLPARFSIPGRASRPARMAQQGGAAIHAGTSGCQSPCILPGASAISDSLHPSQRLSETCQPAEGAEPVDRSPSSLGLADFNNTGSILTIDVAGESPEVQMGAQPDAGEPSQEKLAEQQASWSRQWSSHSGQDAVPVVPAGDSPSLVVETSLQTPRRFLHLQEAAPREPSTARKGFLIAAAPGTPLCEASGCSPGPRQEESPAHDAGDDDGAALPRCTGAPAAACARGPGPALPLAGPSAAGRQPLPGAQQEAGESKAARGGPARFPGGRLRGVPGRKADGSLLAAGQKKQLQELYQLGPQLGSGGFGTVFSGIRLSDGSPVAIKRVARESVLQWVELPDGTRVPMEIVLMEKVGSDCHNIIQLLDWFELPDSFVLVMERPEASQDLLQFLQEHEFLCEEMARWLFYQVLEAVRHCTACGVLHRDIKPENLLVVPESGDLKLIDFGCGTFLQEQVFTRFAGTHAYSPPEWICLGCYHGHGATVWSLGVLLYVMVCGSLPFRDDHDIVLGQLFFWQQVSPECQHLIQWCLAKHPADRPELEEILRHPWVQGRRF; from the exons ATGGGACGTGCCGGAGCCATGGGTGACGGTGACATCCTGATGACTGcgcttgtcctgctgctggccgcTGTGGCTGTCTGGTGGGCCTTTGGCCACCGGCAACCATGGAGCCGGCAGACGCGGACAGCAAAGAGGAGCAAGCGCCCCAGGGTGCGGCCCAGAGGCTCACGGAGGACGCGAGGAGCCCTTGCGGCTCCCAGGTTCCCCAGGCCTCGGGCGACTCCTCGCAAGCGGCCACGTGCTCCCGCGagccccctgggcagctcctgcagctgcggCCCCTGTGTGGCAgtggcccaggagctgcaggaactgatgctgctgctctgggatggcaaGGGGACGTGTGTGCCGCTCTACTCTGGGATGTGGCAGGCGTTGTGGAAAgaactggaggagctgctgcagcgaggccacctgccctgctgtggcttgtccagctcctgcagaagcctccatcccttccagaggctgctcccagcaagattctccatccctgggagagcCTCAAGGCCTGCAAGGATGGCACAGCAGGGGGGAGCCGCCATCCATGCAGGAACCTCAGGCTGTCAGAGCCCCTgcatcctgccaggagcctctgCAATCTCTGACAGCCTCCACCCCTCGCAGAGGCTCAGTGAGACctgtcagcctgcagaaggTGCAGAGCCCGTGGACAGGTCTCCCAGCTCCCTTGGACTCGCGGACTTCAACAACACGGGCTCAATCCTGACCATTGACGTGGCAGGGGAAAGCCCAGAAGTCCAAATGGGAGCCCAGCCCGATGCAGGGGAGCCGTCTCAGGAGAAGCTGGCGGAGCAGCAAGCGTCCTGGAGCCGGCAGTGGTCATCCCACAGCGGCCAGGACGCTGTGCCGGTTGTGCCAGCTGGCGACAGCCCGAGCCTGGTGGTGGAGACCAGCCTCCAGACACCAAGGAGGTTCCTCCATCTCCAGGAAGCTGCCCCAAGAGAGCCCTCGACTGCCAGGAAGGGCTTTCTAATAGCAG ctgctcctgggacgCCCCTGTGTGAAGCCTCGGGCTGTAGCCCCGGCCCTCGTCAAGAGGAGAGTCCAGCCCACGACGCCGGGGACGACGACGGTgccgccctgccccgctgcactggggctcctgcagccgcCTGTGCGCGCggccctggcccagctctgccgcTCGCCGGCCCGTCGGCCGCCGGGCGGCAGCCACTGCCCGGCGCgcagcaggaagcaggtgaGAGCAAGGCGGCCCGCGGTGGCCCGGCCCGCTTCCCTGGCGGGCGCTTGCGGGGGGTTCCTGGGCGCAAGGCTGATGGCTCGCTCTTGGCCGCAGggcaaaagaagcagctgcaggagctgtaccAGCTGGGCCCGCAGCTGGGCAGCGGTGGCTTCGGCACCGTTTTCTCGGGCATCCGCCTCTCCGATGGGAGCCCG GTGGCCATCAAACGTGTGGCCCGGGAGAGCGTCCTGCAGTGGGTCGAGCTG cccGACGGCACCCGCGTGCCCATGGAGATCGTGCTTATGGAGAAGGTGGGCTCTGACTGCCACAACATCATCCAGCTCCTCGACTGGTTTGAGCTGCCTGACAGCTTTGTGCTGGTGATGGAGCGTCCGGAGGCATCGCAGGATctcctgcagttcctgcaggagcacGAGTTCCTGTGCGAGGAGATGGCGCGCTGGCTTTTCtaccaggtgctggaggccgtgcggCACTGCACCGCCTGCGGCGTCCTGCACCGGGACATCAAGCCAGAGAACCTCCTCGTGGTCCCGGAGAGTGGCGACCTGAAGCTCATCGACTTCGGTTGCGGCAccttcctccaggagcaggTCTTCACGCGGTTTGCCG GAACGCACGCGTACAGCCCGCCCGAGTGGATCTGCCTTGGCTGCTACCACGGCCATGGGGCGACCGTCTGGTCCCTGGGCGTACTGCTGTACGTCATGGTCTGCGGGAGCCTCCCCTTCAGGGACGACCATGACAtcgtgctggggcagctcttcTTCTGGCAGCAGGTCTCTCCAG AGTGTCAACATCTGATCCAGTGGTGTTTGGCCAAGCACCCTGCGGACaggccagagctggaggagatcTTGCGCCACCCTTGGGTGCAGGGCAGGCGTTTTTGA
- the LOC128790283 gene encoding uncharacterized protein LOC128790283 isoform X2 → MGRAGAMGDGDILMTALVLLLAAVAVWWAFGHRQPWSRQTRTAKRSKRPRVRPRGSRRTRGALAAPRFPRPRATPRKRPRAPASPLGSSCSCGPCVAVAQELQELMLLLWDGKGTCVPLYSGMWQALWKELEELLQRGHLPCCGLSSSCRSLHPFQRLLPARFSIPGRASRPARMAQQGGAAIHAGTSGCQSPCILPGASAISDSLHPSQRLSETCQPAEGAEPVDRSPSSLGLADFNNTGSILTIDVAGESPEVQMGAQPDAGEPSQEKLAEQQASWSRQWSSHSGQDAVPVVPAGDSPSLVVETSLQTPRRFLHLQEAAPREPSTARKGFLIAAAPGTPLCEASGCSPGPRQEESPAHDAGDDDGAALPRCTGAPAAACARGPGPALPLAGPSAAGRQPLPGAQQEAGQKKQLQELYQLGPQLGSGGFGTVFSGIRLSDGSPVAIKRVARESVLQWVELPDGTRVPMEIVLMEKVGSDCHNIIQLLDWFELPDSFVLVMERPEASQDLLQFLQEHEFLCEEMARWLFYQVLEAVRHCTACGVLHRDIKPENLLVVPESGDLKLIDFGCGTFLQEQVFTRFAGEPMAWALLPVPGTARPRSLLGCGLQPAALWHEADAVLQKPAAGPADRGGGKSQLPAPGLSRPTRAWAAPLASFALQNGFLPLASWLGDAGWPWGGSCGCGCSPCLSQEAGARLWKAAACAWTAPPVSPRNARVQPARVDLPWLLPRPWGDRLVPGRTAVRHGLREPPLQGRP, encoded by the exons ATGGGACGTGCCGGAGCCATGGGTGACGGTGACATCCTGATGACTGcgcttgtcctgctgctggccgcTGTGGCTGTCTGGTGGGCCTTTGGCCACCGGCAACCATGGAGCCGGCAGACGCGGACAGCAAAGAGGAGCAAGCGCCCCAGGGTGCGGCCCAGAGGCTCACGGAGGACGCGAGGAGCCCTTGCGGCTCCCAGGTTCCCCAGGCCTCGGGCGACTCCTCGCAAGCGGCCACGTGCTCCCGCGagccccctgggcagctcctgcagctgcggCCCCTGTGTGGCAgtggcccaggagctgcaggaactgatgctgctgctctgggatggcaaGGGGACGTGTGTGCCGCTCTACTCTGGGATGTGGCAGGCGTTGTGGAAAgaactggaggagctgctgcagcgaggccacctgccctgctgtggcttgtccagctcctgcagaagcctccatcccttccagaggctgctcccagcaagattctccatccctgggagagcCTCAAGGCCTGCAAGGATGGCACAGCAGGGGGGAGCCGCCATCCATGCAGGAACCTCAGGCTGTCAGAGCCCCTgcatcctgccaggagcctctgCAATCTCTGACAGCCTCCACCCCTCGCAGAGGCTCAGTGAGACctgtcagcctgcagaaggTGCAGAGCCCGTGGACAGGTCTCCCAGCTCCCTTGGACTCGCGGACTTCAACAACACGGGCTCAATCCTGACCATTGACGTGGCAGGGGAAAGCCCAGAAGTCCAAATGGGAGCCCAGCCCGATGCAGGGGAGCCGTCTCAGGAGAAGCTGGCGGAGCAGCAAGCGTCCTGGAGCCGGCAGTGGTCATCCCACAGCGGCCAGGACGCTGTGCCGGTTGTGCCAGCTGGCGACAGCCCGAGCCTGGTGGTGGAGACCAGCCTCCAGACACCAAGGAGGTTCCTCCATCTCCAGGAAGCTGCCCCAAGAGAGCCCTCGACTGCCAGGAAGGGCTTTCTAATAGCAG ctgctcctgggacgCCCCTGTGTGAAGCCTCGGGCTGTAGCCCCGGCCCTCGTCAAGAGGAGAGTCCAGCCCACGACGCCGGGGACGACGACGGTgccgccctgccccgctgcactggggctcctgcagccgcCTGTGCGCGCggccctggcccagctctgccgcTCGCCGGCCCGTCGGCCGCCGGGCGGCAGCCACTGCCCGGCGCgcagcaggaagcag ggcaaaagaagcagctgcaggagctgtaccAGCTGGGCCCGCAGCTGGGCAGCGGTGGCTTCGGCACCGTTTTCTCGGGCATCCGCCTCTCCGATGGGAGCCCG GTGGCCATCAAACGTGTGGCCCGGGAGAGCGTCCTGCAGTGGGTCGAGCTG cccGACGGCACCCGCGTGCCCATGGAGATCGTGCTTATGGAGAAGGTGGGCTCTGACTGCCACAACATCATCCAGCTCCTCGACTGGTTTGAGCTGCCTGACAGCTTTGTGCTGGTGATGGAGCGTCCGGAGGCATCGCAGGATctcctgcagttcctgcaggagcacGAGTTCCTGTGCGAGGAGATGGCGCGCTGGCTTTTCtaccaggtgctggaggccgtgcggCACTGCACCGCCTGCGGCGTCCTGCACCGGGACATCAAGCCAGAGAACCTCCTCGTGGTCCCGGAGAGTGGCGACCTGAAGCTCATCGACTTCGGTTGCGGCAccttcctccaggagcaggTCTTCACGCGGTTTGCCGGTGAGCCCATGGCCTGGGCCCTGCTCCCGGTGCCAGGCACTGCACGGCCCCGTTCCCTCCTGGGCTGCGGCCTTCAGCCAGCTGCCCTTTGGCACGAGGCAGATGCCGTGCTCCAGAAGCCGGCTGCCGGCCCTGCCGACAGAGGGGGGGGCAAAAGCCAGCTCCCGgcccctgggctcagcaggcCCACAAGGGCCTGGGCTGCTCCGCTGGCCTCCTTTGCCTTGCAGAATGGTTTCTTGCCTTTGGCCAGCTGGCTGGGGGACGCAGGGTGGCCTTGGgggggaagctgtggctgcggctgcagcccctgcctcagCCAGGAGGCTGGCGCCAGGctctggaaggcagcagcctgCGCCTGGACAGCGCCGCCTGTCTCCCCTAGGAACGCACGCGTACAGCCCGCCCGAGTGGATCTGCCTTGGCTGCTACCACGGCCATGGGGCGACCGTCTGGTCCCTGGGCGTACTGCTGTACGTCATGGTCTGCGGGAGCCTCCCCTTCAGGGACGACCATGA
- the LOC128790283 gene encoding uncharacterized protein LOC128790283 isoform X4, with product MGRAGAMGDGDILMTALVLLLAAVAVWWAFGHRQPWSRQTRTAKRSKRPRVRPRGSRRTRGALAAPRFPRPRATPRKRPRAPASPLGSSCSCGPCVAVAQELQELMLLLWDGKGTCVPLYSGMWQALWKELEELLQRGHLPCCGLSSSCRSLHPFQRLLPARFSIPGRASRPARMAQQGGAAIHAGTSGCQSPCILPGASAISDSLHPSQRLSETCQPAEGAEPVDRSPSSLGLADFNNTGSILTIDVAGESPEVQMGAQPDAGEPSQEKLAEQQASWSRQWSSHSGQDAVPVVPAGDSPSLVVETSLQTPRRFLHLQEAAPREPSTARKGFLIAAAPGTPLCEASGCSPGPRQEESPAHDAGDDDGAALPRCTGAPAAACARGPGPALPLAGPSAAGRQPLPGAQQEAGESKAARGGPARFPGGRLRGVPGRKADGSLLAAGQKKQLQELYQLGPQLGSGGFGTVFSGIRLSDGSPPDGTRVPMEIVLMEKVGSDCHNIIQLLDWFELPDSFVLVMERPEASQDLLQFLQEHEFLCEEMARWLFYQVLEAVRHCTACGVLHRDIKPENLLVVPESGDLKLIDFGCGTFLQEQVFTRFAGTHAYSPPEWICLGCYHGHGATVWSLGVLLYVMVCGSLPFRDDHDIVLGQLFFWQQVSPECQHLIQWCLAKHPADRPELEEILRHPWVQGRRF from the exons ATGGGACGTGCCGGAGCCATGGGTGACGGTGACATCCTGATGACTGcgcttgtcctgctgctggccgcTGTGGCTGTCTGGTGGGCCTTTGGCCACCGGCAACCATGGAGCCGGCAGACGCGGACAGCAAAGAGGAGCAAGCGCCCCAGGGTGCGGCCCAGAGGCTCACGGAGGACGCGAGGAGCCCTTGCGGCTCCCAGGTTCCCCAGGCCTCGGGCGACTCCTCGCAAGCGGCCACGTGCTCCCGCGagccccctgggcagctcctgcagctgcggCCCCTGTGTGGCAgtggcccaggagctgcaggaactgatgctgctgctctgggatggcaaGGGGACGTGTGTGCCGCTCTACTCTGGGATGTGGCAGGCGTTGTGGAAAgaactggaggagctgctgcagcgaggccacctgccctgctgtggcttgtccagctcctgcagaagcctccatcccttccagaggctgctcccagcaagattctccatccctgggagagcCTCAAGGCCTGCAAGGATGGCACAGCAGGGGGGAGCCGCCATCCATGCAGGAACCTCAGGCTGTCAGAGCCCCTgcatcctgccaggagcctctgCAATCTCTGACAGCCTCCACCCCTCGCAGAGGCTCAGTGAGACctgtcagcctgcagaaggTGCAGAGCCCGTGGACAGGTCTCCCAGCTCCCTTGGACTCGCGGACTTCAACAACACGGGCTCAATCCTGACCATTGACGTGGCAGGGGAAAGCCCAGAAGTCCAAATGGGAGCCCAGCCCGATGCAGGGGAGCCGTCTCAGGAGAAGCTGGCGGAGCAGCAAGCGTCCTGGAGCCGGCAGTGGTCATCCCACAGCGGCCAGGACGCTGTGCCGGTTGTGCCAGCTGGCGACAGCCCGAGCCTGGTGGTGGAGACCAGCCTCCAGACACCAAGGAGGTTCCTCCATCTCCAGGAAGCTGCCCCAAGAGAGCCCTCGACTGCCAGGAAGGGCTTTCTAATAGCAG ctgctcctgggacgCCCCTGTGTGAAGCCTCGGGCTGTAGCCCCGGCCCTCGTCAAGAGGAGAGTCCAGCCCACGACGCCGGGGACGACGACGGTgccgccctgccccgctgcactggggctcctgcagccgcCTGTGCGCGCggccctggcccagctctgccgcTCGCCGGCCCGTCGGCCGCCGGGCGGCAGCCACTGCCCGGCGCgcagcaggaagcaggtgaGAGCAAGGCGGCCCGCGGTGGCCCGGCCCGCTTCCCTGGCGGGCGCTTGCGGGGGGTTCCTGGGCGCAAGGCTGATGGCTCGCTCTTGGCCGCAGggcaaaagaagcagctgcaggagctgtaccAGCTGGGCCCGCAGCTGGGCAGCGGTGGCTTCGGCACCGTTTTCTCGGGCATCCGCCTCTCCGATGGGAGCCCG cccGACGGCACCCGCGTGCCCATGGAGATCGTGCTTATGGAGAAGGTGGGCTCTGACTGCCACAACATCATCCAGCTCCTCGACTGGTTTGAGCTGCCTGACAGCTTTGTGCTGGTGATGGAGCGTCCGGAGGCATCGCAGGATctcctgcagttcctgcaggagcacGAGTTCCTGTGCGAGGAGATGGCGCGCTGGCTTTTCtaccaggtgctggaggccgtgcggCACTGCACCGCCTGCGGCGTCCTGCACCGGGACATCAAGCCAGAGAACCTCCTCGTGGTCCCGGAGAGTGGCGACCTGAAGCTCATCGACTTCGGTTGCGGCAccttcctccaggagcaggTCTTCACGCGGTTTGCCG GAACGCACGCGTACAGCCCGCCCGAGTGGATCTGCCTTGGCTGCTACCACGGCCATGGGGCGACCGTCTGGTCCCTGGGCGTACTGCTGTACGTCATGGTCTGCGGGAGCCTCCCCTTCAGGGACGACCATGACAtcgtgctggggcagctcttcTTCTGGCAGCAGGTCTCTCCAG AGTGTCAACATCTGATCCAGTGGTGTTTGGCCAAGCACCCTGCGGACaggccagagctggaggagatcTTGCGCCACCCTTGGGTGCAGGGCAGGCGTTTTTGA